Proteins found in one Borreliella valaisiana VS116 genomic segment:
- a CDS encoding Cof-type HAD-IIB family hydrolase: MNSNYKRYKMLVFDLDGTLLNSSHEISFLTLEVLLTLEKDFKIIIATGRRLSEVRNIRNQLKKNNINENYLVTANGAEVFLQENLIFRHTMNYGLVKEILKIHTGNVDVNLYTFDTWYSNSDVKSPIMKHFIRDLGLNAIVRDLTKLDVDSVSKIVYYCDDLTTLNKLNNDIRNKDFQDIRVFFSSKDLLEVTNINADKYNAIKNIAFLERIPLCDVIAFGDNNNDYEMLKNLGKGVLMKNANEFLKIHLANNEITRFSNNEDGVARFLIDFFGLNIKY; the protein is encoded by the coding sequence ATGAATTCTAATTATAAAAGATATAAAATGCTAGTTTTTGACCTTGATGGCACTTTATTGAATAGTAGTCATGAAATTAGTTTTTTAACCCTTGAGGTTCTTTTGACTTTGGAGAAAGATTTTAAAATAATTATTGCAACCGGTAGAAGGTTGAGTGAAGTTAGAAATATTAGGAATCAATTAAAAAAAAATAATATTAATGAGAATTATCTTGTAACGGCAAATGGAGCTGAAGTGTTTTTGCAAGAAAATTTAATTTTTAGACATACAATGAATTATGGCTTGGTAAAAGAAATTCTCAAGATACATACAGGCAATGTTGATGTTAATCTTTATACTTTTGATACTTGGTATTCTAATTCAGATGTTAAAAGTCCCATTATGAAACATTTTATTAGGGATTTAGGTTTAAATGCTATCGTTAGAGATTTGACTAAATTAGACGTTGATTCTGTTTCTAAGATTGTTTATTATTGTGACGATTTGACAACTCTTAATAAACTTAACAATGATATTAGGAATAAAGATTTTCAGGACATAAGGGTGTTTTTTTCTTCTAAGGATTTATTAGAGGTTACTAATATTAATGCTGATAAATATAATGCTATTAAAAATATTGCTTTTCTTGAAAGAATTCCATTGTGTGATGTTATAGCTTTTGGAGATAATAATAATGATTATGAGATGCTCAAAAATCTTGGCAAAGGGGTTTTAATGAAAAATGCCAATGAATTTCTTAAAATTCATTTAGCAAATAATGAAATAACAAGATTTAGTAATAATGAGGATGGTGTTGCTAGGTTTTTAATTGATTTTTTTGGGCTTAATATTAAATATTAA
- a CDS encoding nucleoside 2-deoxyribosyltransferase: protein MKIYLASPFFNEEQVKLRDEVLKFLEEFNLDVFSPEHHAAKKMGLLEKVDYKFANGDIREKIREIDLKELVSSDIVLALVNYVDAGTAYERGFAFAKKIPSIDFFKDKQDSDFYNLMYSDCNASFSNYKDLKEGILTFKELWIKFKGDNENFRTFFDYLKAKLGNKLKKILTTLPVNEKCGC from the coding sequence ATGAAAATTTATTTGGCTTCTCCGTTTTTTAACGAAGAGCAAGTTAAACTGAGGGATGAGGTTTTAAAATTTCTTGAAGAGTTCAATTTAGATGTATTTTCTCCAGAGCATCATGCTGCCAAAAAGATGGGATTGCTTGAAAAAGTTGATTATAAGTTTGCAAATGGAGATATAAGAGAGAAAATAAGAGAAATAGATTTAAAAGAGTTAGTTAGTAGTGATATTGTTTTAGCTTTGGTTAATTATGTTGATGCAGGCACGGCTTATGAGAGAGGGTTTGCCTTTGCTAAAAAAATACCAAGCATAGATTTTTTTAAGGATAAACAAGATTCTGATTTTTATAATTTAATGTATAGCGATTGTAATGCGTCTTTTTCTAATTACAAAGATCTTAAAGAAGGAATTTTGACTTTTAAAGAACTGTGGATTAAATTCAAAGGAGATAATGAAAATTTTAGAACTTTCTTTGATTATTTAAAGGCTAAATTAGGAAATAAATTGAAAAAAATTCTTACAACTTTACCTGTTAATGAAAAATGTGGTTGTTAA
- a CDS encoding response regulator — protein MEMIIKDKSFEVENQKLLIVDDSPTNLDLLVNILQDSYEVEVATNGLDALSQVEKDSPDLILLDIGLPDINGYEVCRRLKSDPDTKEIPIIFISSRSSTDAQLEGFNVGGVDYILKPFNSRIIDARVKTHLELKRLRDYFKSLSRIDGLTQIPNRRFFMDKFSKSWMKALENKEVIIVGMLDIDNFKNYNDNYGHTNGDECLKLIAKALYKVSLKYKIDVARYGGEEFIFFSVNKSLSEMIGIIKTMINDIKRLRIVHEHSSISSIVTVSIGLAQEIPIDNNFTNIIKLADSKLYEAKVSGRNQFRY, from the coding sequence GTGGAAATGATAATTAAAGATAAATCTTTTGAAGTAGAGAATCAGAAGCTTTTAATTGTGGATGATTCTCCCACCAATTTAGATTTATTGGTAAATATATTGCAAGATTCTTATGAGGTTGAGGTTGCAACAAATGGACTTGATGCTTTAAGCCAAGTTGAAAAAGATAGCCCCGATCTTATACTTCTTGACATAGGTCTTCCAGATATTAATGGTTATGAGGTATGTAGAAGGTTAAAAAGCGATCCTGATACTAAGGAGATTCCTATAATTTTCATTAGTTCAAGAAGTTCTACAGATGCTCAACTTGAGGGATTTAACGTTGGTGGAGTAGATTATATTTTAAAACCTTTTAATAGCCGAATAATTGACGCTAGAGTGAAGACGCATCTTGAATTAAAACGTTTAAGGGATTATTTTAAAAGCTTATCTAGAATTGATGGGCTTACTCAGATACCAAACAGAAGATTTTTTATGGATAAATTTTCTAAGTCGTGGATGAAGGCTTTAGAAAATAAAGAAGTAATAATTGTTGGAATGTTGGATATTGATAATTTTAAAAATTACAATGATAATTATGGGCACACCAATGGTGATGAGTGTCTTAAATTGATTGCTAAAGCCTTGTATAAGGTTTCTTTAAAGTATAAAATAGATGTTGCTCGGTATGGAGGAGAAGAATTTATTTTTTTTTCTGTTAACAAGAGCCTAAGTGAAATGATTGGCATTATTAAAACAATGATTAATGATATAAAGCGCCTAAGAATAGTTCATGAGCATAGTAGCATTTCTAGTATTGTGACTGTTTCAATAGGGCTTGCTCAAGAAATTCCTATTGACAACAATTTCACCAATATTATAAAGCTTGCTGATAGCAAGCTTTATGAGGCTAAAGTTTCGGGAAGGAATCAGTTTAGATATTAA
- a CDS encoding ATP-binding protein — translation MKKANFLSINFLILLLVCFVNANLFSKDIFKFKLVGQYFPFYHKNNKGEYEGLIFSILDKWAKDNNVDIRVEPVDNLNENKIEDEAIYLGLTYNSKLNDLFYFKGELARSIAILCYKSSNKKYKNTHSTFLSNFNIGVLKNTIYEDILRLRGANNIFLVDNVQELLLALKNDKVDYIYGDCKTLYYVAKFFLCEDLAIFSGDIFYSIKNRVAISRNAPDIIKNLNLDLFSYLMKMPDEYVVSFLDSTAKGNFIDVGLYNDYPPLSFINSKGKLSGILIDLWNLISRQHIFKPIFKGFPKEDIKKSLDGKSVGIFGGIISNDSVFENVNYVVSKPIYPLNFKFYSKGLSNNIGPINSQFIDFDFNNIRLNKDQDIVNNFIDIVNNSYGFIENSITTKYLLKLNGYNGRLKSYDSIFNKNRFLVLAIDNRVYKVIKYILNSIFDDISFESLLQIDKNWLDKEEIDNSRMNSYKIMNKVKFNVEEKIWLLKNNKLNLAVKNWYPIDYVEANNYKGINQFLLDKIRMFSGLEFNIIEACSSLDLEKLIKSGKIDMLNTNAIDSNLDNVFNIKLNSRIPLYIFSNKKRVLPSRSLERFAVLDFLYSKNLAAKIKSRLILTSSFKEALLLLYKGKIDGIISDEYTAAAVFEELNVVDVEKLPTFRDLAFDLSLAIYNQDYILKEIIQKVVMRSSVDGQRYLNDWKFDIYYKSKGSRFKNFEFLVLTVIIFYFTFLGFVIIFLFKLSFEQKRKYSFVMNEKKIAEASNTAKTIFIANISHDIRTPINGIMAATELLDTTILTDVQKDYVRMINYSSDSLLSLIDDILYLSQIDVNELHVESQEIDLESEMEMVLKTFQSQCAKKNIDLFSYSKSILKNYIKGDIVKIKQVLINLIGNAFKFTDDGVIVLNYEEVCRTRADDNRVLVTIEFKVIDTGKGIKRENFSKIFEIFKQEDDSSSRVHEGAGLGLSISRELIRLMGGLGISVDSKVGEGTTFSFMLPFFLGGELKSKSLSINRFQSINSNNKVLNVLLSQKSIKIFEHCSTLLGYSSNLHYVASFEDAYKVFEEYSFYNFVCVNVNNDNIQESIRFANNIERLSPDVQIIFLFYYLDNKALKNLKYMYVKKPLMGLGISSVLSRKEDKIEMDFEDLVPIDSSFKIKEPINVLIAEDNQVNQKVLKDILVVIGINENFIDIVDDGVKALKSLKEKKYAISFIDIRMPRYDGFSVAKEIRKFEKAKNLKPCILVAVTAHALQDYKDKCFASGMDDYISKPIHISSIKIILKKYLQFEANDILENEDLNQLVKFPNLDVNRALKELNLSYVSYSELCRGLIDFISINIVDLEKAFDEENLSLIRDISHSISGALSNMRSELYKDFKKIETSKDSIYELKKMYSFVKDDLLRLMSDIKDKVLFEPEIVSENKLYFKNNDQFLNLLNKLLIGIKTRKPREYKEILESIDKYVLDDNIQVLFSNLRKSLRLYRFDESSKILKEIIEMFGDNKSISSGNDN, via the coding sequence ATGAAAAAAGCAAACTTTTTAAGTATTAATTTTTTAATTTTGCTTTTGGTTTGCTTTGTCAATGCTAATTTATTTTCTAAGGATATTTTCAAATTTAAGCTTGTAGGCCAATATTTTCCTTTTTATCATAAGAATAATAAAGGAGAATATGAAGGGCTTATTTTTTCTATTTTGGATAAATGGGCAAAAGATAATAATGTTGATATTAGAGTTGAACCTGTTGATAATTTAAATGAAAATAAAATTGAAGACGAAGCAATATATTTAGGATTGACTTATAATTCAAAATTAAATGATTTATTTTATTTTAAAGGTGAGCTTGCTAGGAGTATTGCAATTTTGTGTTATAAAAGCTCTAATAAAAAATATAAAAATACTCATTCAACATTTTTATCCAATTTTAATATAGGAGTTCTTAAAAATACAATATATGAAGATATTTTAAGACTAAGAGGCGCTAACAACATTTTTTTAGTTGATAATGTCCAAGAGTTATTATTAGCTTTAAAAAATGATAAAGTTGATTATATATATGGTGATTGTAAGACTTTGTATTATGTTGCAAAGTTTTTTTTATGTGAAGATCTTGCGATTTTTAGTGGAGATATATTTTATAGTATCAAAAATAGAGTGGCTATTAGTAGAAATGCTCCTGATATAATAAAGAATTTGAATTTAGATTTATTTTCATATTTGATGAAAATGCCCGATGAATATGTTGTTTCTTTTTTAGACAGTACTGCTAAGGGAAATTTTATTGATGTTGGTCTATATAATGATTATCCCCCTTTGAGTTTTATTAATTCAAAGGGAAAGTTGTCTGGCATTTTAATAGATTTATGGAATCTTATTTCAAGACAGCATATCTTTAAACCTATTTTTAAGGGATTTCCTAAAGAGGATATTAAGAAATCATTAGATGGAAAGTCGGTAGGCATTTTTGGAGGAATTATTAGTAATGATAGTGTCTTTGAAAATGTTAATTATGTAGTAAGTAAGCCAATATATCCTCTTAATTTTAAATTTTATTCTAAAGGTTTAAGCAATAATATTGGTCCAATAAATTCTCAGTTTATTGATTTTGATTTTAATAATATTCGATTAAATAAGGATCAAGATATTGTTAATAACTTTATAGATATTGTTAATAATTCATATGGATTTATAGAAAATTCAATAACGACAAAATATTTATTAAAATTAAATGGATATAACGGTAGATTAAAATCTTACGATTCTATTTTTAATAAAAATAGGTTTTTAGTATTAGCTATTGATAACAGGGTTTATAAGGTTATTAAATACATTCTTAATTCCATATTTGATGATATTTCATTTGAATCTTTGCTTCAAATAGATAAAAATTGGCTGGATAAAGAAGAGATTGATAATTCTCGAATGAATAGTTATAAAATCATGAATAAGGTTAAATTTAATGTAGAAGAAAAAATTTGGTTATTAAAAAATAATAAATTAAATCTTGCTGTTAAAAATTGGTATCCAATAGATTATGTTGAAGCAAATAATTATAAAGGAATAAATCAGTTTTTGCTTGATAAGATTAGAATGTTTTCTGGTTTAGAATTTAACATAATTGAAGCATGCAGCAGCCTAGATCTTGAAAAGTTAATCAAATCTGGGAAAATCGATATGTTAAATACTAATGCGATTGACTCAAATTTGGATAATGTTTTCAATATAAAATTAAATTCTCGAATTCCACTTTATATTTTTTCAAATAAAAAAAGGGTACTTCCATCTAGATCTTTAGAGAGGTTTGCTGTACTTGACTTTTTATATAGTAAAAATTTGGCTGCTAAGATTAAATCAAGGCTTATTTTGACAAGTAGTTTTAAAGAAGCCTTACTTCTTCTCTATAAAGGAAAGATAGATGGTATTATTAGCGATGAGTATACAGCTGCTGCTGTTTTCGAAGAATTAAATGTTGTTGATGTTGAAAAACTTCCTACTTTTAGAGATTTGGCTTTTGATTTGAGTCTTGCTATTTATAATCAAGATTATATCTTGAAAGAAATTATTCAAAAAGTTGTTATGCGTTCGAGTGTTGATGGCCAAAGGTATTTAAATGATTGGAAATTTGATATTTATTATAAATCCAAAGGCAGTAGGTTTAAAAATTTTGAATTTTTGGTGTTAACAGTCATTATATTTTATTTTACTTTTTTAGGATTTGTGATAATTTTTTTGTTCAAGTTATCATTTGAGCAAAAAAGAAAATATTCTTTTGTAATGAATGAAAAAAAGATTGCGGAAGCTTCTAATACCGCCAAAACCATTTTTATAGCTAACATCAGCCATGATATTCGTACGCCTATTAATGGAATAATGGCGGCTACTGAGCTTTTAGACACAACTATTCTTACAGATGTTCAGAAAGACTATGTTAGGATGATAAATTATTCATCTGATTCTTTGCTTTCTTTAATTGATGATATACTGTATTTGTCTCAAATAGATGTCAATGAATTACATGTTGAGAGTCAAGAGATTGATTTAGAGAGTGAAATGGAAATGGTTTTAAAAACTTTTCAATCTCAATGTGCAAAGAAAAATATTGATTTATTTTCTTATTCTAAATCTATTTTAAAGAATTATATAAAAGGTGACATTGTAAAAATTAAGCAAGTTCTAATTAATTTAATAGGAAATGCTTTTAAATTTACAGATGATGGTGTTATTGTTTTGAACTATGAAGAAGTATGTAGAACAAGAGCTGATGATAATAGAGTATTGGTTACAATTGAATTTAAGGTAATAGATACGGGTAAAGGAATTAAAAGAGAAAATTTTTCTAAGATATTTGAAATATTTAAACAGGAGGATGATTCTTCTTCAAGGGTTCATGAGGGTGCGGGATTGGGATTATCAATATCTAGAGAGCTTATAAGATTAATGGGTGGTCTTGGCATTTCTGTTGATAGTAAGGTGGGAGAGGGTACAACTTTTTCATTTATGTTACCTTTTTTCTTGGGCGGGGAGCTTAAAAGTAAAAGTTTGTCAATCAATAGATTTCAATCAATAAATAGTAATAATAAAGTCTTGAATGTGCTCTTGAGTCAAAAATCTATTAAAATTTTTGAACACTGTTCGACTTTGTTGGGCTATTCTTCTAATTTGCATTATGTAGCGTCTTTTGAGGATGCTTACAAAGTATTTGAAGAATACTCTTTTTATAATTTTGTTTGTGTAAATGTAAATAACGATAATATTCAAGAGAGTATTCGATTTGCTAATAATATTGAAAGACTAAGTCCTGATGTACAAATTATTTTTTTATTTTATTATTTAGATAATAAAGCTTTAAAAAATTTAAAATATATGTATGTTAAAAAGCCTTTAATGGGGCTTGGTATATCCTCTGTTCTTTCTAGAAAAGAGGATAAAATAGAAATGGATTTTGAAGATTTGGTTCCAATAGATAGTTCTTTTAAGATAAAAGAACCTATTAATGTGTTAATAGCTGAAGACAATCAAGTAAATCAAAAAGTATTGAAAGACATTCTTGTTGTAATAGGTATTAACGAAAATTTTATTGATATTGTAGATGATGGAGTAAAGGCTTTAAAATCTTTAAAAGAGAAAAAATATGCTATCTCTTTTATTGATATACGAATGCCAAGATATGATGGATTTTCAGTGGCTAAAGAAATTAGAAAATTTGAAAAGGCAAAGAATTTAAAGCCATGTATTTTGGTTGCTGTAACAGCGCATGCTTTGCAAGATTATAAAGATAAGTGTTTTGCAAGCGGTATGGATGATTACATATCAAAACCAATACACATAAGTTCAATTAAAATTATATTAAAAAAATATTTACAGTTTGAAGCTAATGATATTTTGGAGAATGAAGATTTAAATCAACTTGTTAAGTTTCCCAACTTGGATGTTAATAGAGCTTTAAAAGAACTAAATCTTTCATATGTATCATATTCTGAATTATGTAGAGGACTTATTGATTTTATTTCTATCAATATTGTTGATTTAGAAAAAGCTTTTGATGAGGAAAATTTGTCTTTAATTAGGGACATATCGCATTCAATATCCGGAGCTCTTTCTAATATGCGTAGCGAATTGTATAAAGATTTTAAAAAGATTGAAACAAGTAAAGATTCAATTTACGAGTTAAAAAAAATGTATTCTTTTGTAAAAGATGATTTATTGCGGCTAATGAGCGACATAAAGGATAAGGTTTTGTTTGAGCCTGAGATTGTTAGTGAGAATAAGCTTTACTTTAAAAACAATGATCAATTTTTAAACCTTCTCAATAAACTTTTAATTGGTATCAAAACCAGAAAGCCAAGAGAATATAAAGAAATTCTTGAGAGCATTGACAAATATGTTTTAGACGATAATATTCAGGTATTATTTAGTAATCTTCGCAAAAGTTTAAGATTATATAGATTCGATGAAAGCTCTAAGATTCTTAAAGAGATTATTGAAATGTTTGGCGATAATAAGAGTATTAGTAGTGGAAATGATAATTAA
- a CDS encoding TraB family protein, which yields MDHIKENTKTEDCFSHVSKFNIHNKTIYILGTAHVSKKSSEDTANLIEILKPDYIAVELDEARYHSILNTDENEKWRNLDIDKALKQGKAFFLIINIILSNFQKKLAKEQGINPGEEMKTAILKAKTHNIPLILADRKIETTLKRAWISIPIFEKAKIISSLFSLTDTKITKDEIEKLKEQDALSKIMEELSKEIPKVKKALIDERDEFITNKILEGKGTILAIVGAGHVNGIMKTLKEISQNKKIINVEELDRIPKKHFSLSKMISYLIAISIILLIVSSFYFKGFDFAYKNLKLWVISNSLFSGIASVLLKSHPLTILTAIMGSPIFSLIPFIGTGMVAGLVEAYINKPKVKDFENLQEELSTTKGYFKNKVTRILLIALFVNLGSTIGTIVGLKFLLNVFK from the coding sequence TTGGACCACATAAAAGAAAACACCAAAACAGAAGACTGTTTTTCTCATGTAAGTAAATTTAATATACACAATAAAACAATATACATACTTGGAACTGCACACGTGTCAAAAAAAAGCTCAGAAGATACTGCAAATTTAATAGAAATCTTAAAGCCAGACTATATTGCCGTTGAACTCGATGAAGCTCGCTACCATTCGATCTTAAACACTGATGAAAATGAAAAATGGAGAAACTTAGATATAGATAAAGCTTTAAAACAAGGCAAAGCCTTCTTTCTAATAATAAACATAATTCTTAGCAATTTTCAAAAAAAATTAGCAAAAGAACAGGGAATAAATCCTGGTGAAGAAATGAAAACAGCTATTTTAAAAGCTAAAACACACAATATTCCACTAATTCTTGCTGATAGAAAAATTGAAACAACTCTAAAAAGAGCCTGGATATCTATTCCAATATTCGAAAAAGCAAAAATAATCTCAAGCCTTTTTTCCCTAACAGATACAAAAATTACAAAAGATGAAATTGAAAAACTCAAAGAACAGGATGCTCTTTCAAAAATAATGGAAGAACTTTCAAAAGAAATACCTAAAGTAAAAAAAGCTTTAATTGACGAAAGAGACGAATTTATTACAAACAAAATACTTGAAGGAAAAGGCACTATTCTTGCCATTGTAGGCGCAGGGCATGTAAACGGAATAATGAAAACCTTAAAAGAAATAAGTCAAAATAAAAAAATAATAAACGTTGAAGAACTTGACAGAATACCCAAAAAACATTTTTCATTAAGTAAAATGATATCTTACTTAATTGCAATTTCAATCATTTTACTAATAGTAAGCTCTTTTTACTTTAAAGGATTTGATTTTGCTTACAAAAATTTAAAACTTTGGGTAATATCTAACTCTCTCTTTTCAGGCATTGCATCCGTTTTATTAAAATCCCATCCCTTAACAATTTTAACAGCTATTATGGGTTCTCCAATATTCTCCTTAATACCATTCATAGGAACAGGCATGGTAGCAGGACTTGTTGAAGCTTACATAAACAAACCAAAGGTCAAGGATTTTGAAAATCTACAAGAAGAATTATCAACAACAAAAGGATATTTCAAAAACAAAGTTACAAGAATTTTATTAATAGCACTTTTTGTAAACCTTGGATCTACAATTGGAACAATTGTAGGACTTAAATTTTTATTAAATGTTTTCAAATAA
- a CDS encoding DNA-3-methyladenine glycosylase: MDRDFFLQDATTVARLLLGNLLIRKINKKEIVVRIVETEAYMGITDSACHSYGGKRTNRTNAMYIIGGYSYVYIIYGMYYMFNIVTADKNNPQAVLIRSVEPISPFLEGKSILTNGPGKLTKFLNIDLTFNKVDLIGNDELFLKRGLNLDFSIVCSKRINIDYAQESDINKPWRFYIKDNKFVSRH, encoded by the coding sequence ATGGATCGAGATTTTTTTTTACAAGATGCTACTACTGTTGCAAGGTTATTGCTTGGTAATTTATTGATCAGAAAGATTAATAAAAAGGAAATAGTTGTTAGAATTGTTGAAACGGAAGCTTATATGGGAATAACAGACAGCGCTTGTCATTCTTATGGAGGAAAGAGAACAAATCGCACAAATGCTATGTATATCATAGGAGGATATTCTTATGTGTATATAATATATGGCATGTACTATATGTTTAACATTGTGACTGCGGATAAAAATAATCCCCAAGCTGTTTTGATTAGAAGTGTAGAACCCATTTCTCCGTTTTTGGAAGGGAAAAGTATTCTTACTAATGGTCCTGGTAAGCTTACAAAATTTTTAAACATTGATTTAACCTTTAATAAAGTTGATCTTATTGGGAATGATGAGCTTTTTTTAAAAAGAGGTTTAAATCTAGATTTTAGTATAGTTTGTTCAAAAAGAATAAATATTGATTATGCACAAGAAAGTGATATAAATAAGCCTTGGAGGTTTTATATTAAAGATAATAAATTTGTTTCAAGACATTGA
- the cheB gene encoding chemotaxis protein CheB yields the protein MGTKISVLIIEYFAVKRKLISDLINSSPKLQVIATASNGKFATNKLKKHNPEVILMNLEENNIKDILFLEEKNHINKTIPIVVTSSNQNLINIAALKGADDLILVSKNKKSHENKKEQIINSLLAHGSIYIKNKIICNKNTETKNYERVNFFLNHKNDIFSLTQIEGNTEEKILNEKEIKKLKLRKFDIIAIGVSAGGPVALKSILPEIPESFPPIIIVQHMPKGFTEEFAKNLNNLCKINVKEATNKEILKQGHAYISSGGFHTRIKKIDGNYQIQTFDDKHINGHKPSIGVLFQSIAEIAKDKAIAIIMTGMGNDGSREIGDIKKAGGLTIAQDKESSMVFGMPKIAIKENNIDYIVPLNHMVKLLKAILIDS from the coding sequence GTGGGAACAAAAATTTCTGTACTTATCATAGAATACTTTGCTGTAAAGAGAAAACTTATATCAGACCTTATTAATTCATCTCCTAAGCTACAAGTCATTGCAACTGCTTCCAATGGCAAATTCGCAACAAATAAACTAAAAAAACATAACCCCGAAGTAATATTAATGAATTTAGAAGAAAACAACATTAAAGATATTTTATTTTTGGAGGAAAAAAACCATATAAATAAAACAATACCAATTGTTGTAACATCTTCAAATCAAAATTTAATAAATATTGCTGCTTTAAAGGGTGCTGATGATCTTATATTAGTATCTAAAAATAAAAAATCACATGAAAACAAAAAAGAACAAATTATCAATTCTCTTTTGGCCCATGGATCTATATATATAAAAAACAAAATTATCTGCAATAAGAATACGGAAACAAAAAACTATGAAAGAGTTAATTTTTTTTTAAATCACAAAAATGACATTTTTTCATTAACTCAAATTGAAGGAAATACAGAAGAAAAAATATTAAATGAAAAAGAAATAAAAAAACTTAAACTGAGAAAATTTGACATAATAGCTATTGGAGTATCCGCAGGAGGACCCGTGGCCTTGAAATCAATATTACCAGAAATACCTGAAAGCTTTCCACCAATAATAATTGTTCAACATATGCCTAAAGGATTTACAGAAGAATTTGCAAAAAATCTTAATAATCTTTGCAAAATAAACGTAAAAGAAGCTACCAATAAAGAAATATTAAAGCAAGGACATGCATACATAAGCTCAGGAGGATTTCATACAAGAATTAAAAAAATTGATGGTAACTACCAAATACAAACATTTGATGACAAGCATATCAATGGTCACAAACCATCTATTGGAGTATTATTTCAATCTATTGCAGAGATTGCAAAAGATAAAGCAATTGCCATAATAATGACTGGAATGGGAAATGACGGATCAAGAGAAATTGGCGATATAAAAAAAGCTGGGGGACTAACTATTGCACAAGATAAAGAAAGTTCCATGGTTTTTGGAATGCCAAAAATAGCAATAAAAGAAAACAATATAGACTATATAGTTCCACTAAACCATATGGTAAAATTATTAAAAGCTATACTAATTGATAGCTAA
- a CDS encoding adenylate kinase, with translation MGLVFLGPPGSGKGTISKIISNEFKYHHISTGDLFRENILNSTTLGKEIKKIVEKGELVPDLITIKIVEEKIKAMEKNKNFILDGFPRNICQAKALDKFLPNAKIINFLINEELVIKRLSGRRICKSCNNIFNIYTLATKTNGICDVCGGDLYQREDDKEECLKTRLKEYELQTKPLIEFYSKCSRLNNVDAYAKIDEIREKIIKIMLKKN, from the coding sequence ATGGGACTTGTATTTTTAGGTCCTCCAGGTTCTGGAAAGGGGACTATTTCAAAAATTATTTCTAACGAATTTAAATATCATCACATTTCAACAGGAGATTTATTTAGAGAAAATATTCTAAATTCTACAACTCTTGGAAAAGAAATAAAAAAAATTGTTGAAAAGGGAGAACTGGTCCCGGACTTAATTACAATCAAAATTGTAGAAGAGAAAATTAAAGCTATGGAAAAGAACAAAAATTTTATTTTAGATGGATTTCCGCGCAATATTTGTCAAGCCAAAGCTCTTGACAAATTTTTGCCAAATGCAAAAATAATAAACTTTTTAATTAATGAAGAATTGGTAATAAAAAGACTCTCAGGAAGAAGAATTTGCAAATCTTGTAATAATATTTTCAATATATATACCCTAGCCACAAAAACCAATGGAATTTGCGATGTTTGCGGAGGAGATCTTTACCAACGAGAAGATGATAAAGAAGAATGCCTAAAAACAAGACTTAAAGAATATGAATTACAAACAAAACCATTAATAGAATTTTACTCAAAATGCTCTAGACTTAATAATGTTGATGCATATGCTAAAATTGATGAAATCAGGGAAAAAATAATTAAAATAATGTTAAAAAAAAATTAA